The following proteins come from a genomic window of Clostridium cylindrosporum DSM 605:
- a CDS encoding BhlA/UviB family holin-like peptide has protein sequence MENVLITAIEGQGIWTICAVCLTVYVLKTSGERENRLQELISRLTEKFNIVEDVKQDVEEIKEKLK, from the coding sequence ATGGAAAATGTTTTAATAACAGCAATAGAAGGACAAGGTATATGGACTATATGTGCAGTATGTCTTACTGTATATGTACTTAAAACAAGTGGTGAAAGAGAAAACAGATTGCAGGAACTTATATCTAGGCTAACAGAGAAGTTTAATATTGTTGAAGATGTTAAACAAGATGTTGAAGAAATTAAAGAGAAGTTAAAGTGA
- a CDS encoding helix-turn-helix domain-containing protein, whose amino-acid sequence MSGITYTKFPNYVWESKELTVQEKSTLFTLFLRLHNGKMTCFPKLETIGACIQRSPRSVSRYLKSLAEKGFIKIQNRGHKSNLYTILCGIIWDDNTDSMVELNESNCAENKDPEIEQSAIKTMEKVNSVVERNTSPATTNKSYPKYKKKNTSDWNPTTKPKDEYAYDMSKIKQQLRDNARQAYEEIKDNGKRTLTTGNC is encoded by the coding sequence ATGTCAGGAATCACATATACCAAATTCCCTAATTATGTTTGGGAATCAAAAGAATTAACAGTACAAGAAAAGTCTACACTATTTACATTGTTTCTAAGATTACACAATGGGAAAATGACTTGTTTTCCAAAACTTGAAACCATAGGGGCTTGTATCCAAAGAAGTCCTAGAAGTGTAAGTAGATATTTAAAATCTCTTGCAGAAAAGGGATTTATAAAAATCCAAAATAGAGGTCATAAAAGTAATTTATACACTATTCTTTGTGGCATAATATGGGATGATAATACTGATAGTATGGTTGAACTTAATGAATCCAACTGTGCAGAAAATAAAGATCCTGAAATTGAACAAAGTGCCATTAAAACTATGGAGAAGGTAAACTCTGTAGTTGAAAGAAACACTTCACCTGCTACCACTAATAAATCATACCCAAAATATAAGAAGAAAAATACAAGCGACTGGAATCCTACAACTAAACCAAAAGATGAATATGCTTATGATATGAGCAAGATTAAACAACAACTAAGAGATAATGCTAGACAAGCATACGAAGAAATTAAAGATAATGGAAAAAGGACTCTAACAACTGGTAATTGTTAA
- a CDS encoding 2-isopropylmalate synthase gives MHSYKCDNEVENVAEANLYRDIFPYTEIPKVVFDNKNIPMNMPKDVWITDTTFRDGQQSMSPFTVEQILTIFDYLHKLDNGSGIIRQSEFFLYTEKDREAVEKCIERGYEFPQITAWIRANKEDFKLVKNMNIKETGILMSCSDYHIFKKLNLTRQQAMEKYLEIAEEALANGIIPRCHLEDITRADYFGFVVPLVRRLMELSAKANMPVKIRACDTLGLGVCHDGAALPRSVKQIMHGFTHYCNVPSEWIEWHGHNDFYSVVPNSTTAWLYGCAGISSTLLGIGERTGNCPLEAMIVEYGQLKGSIKNMDLTVLTDIATLFEKDLGYQIPHKTPFVGSDFNVTKAGIHADGILKDEEIYNIFDTGKILNRPVVVAVNEYSGLAGIAAWINTFFRLTDDKKINKRDPRVITVKEWVDEQYADGRTSVIGNDELEKIVKLTFEELSDDKKVEVIDYKVCKSKRGTFRSVQDKNLETSKR, from the coding sequence ATGCATTCATATAAATGTGATAATGAAGTTGAAAATGTAGCTGAGGCTAATCTATATAGAGATATATTTCCTTATACAGAAATTCCTAAGGTAGTATTCGACAATAAAAATATTCCGATGAATATGCCAAAGGATGTATGGATTACTGATACTACCTTTAGAGATGGTCAACAGTCAATGTCTCCCTTTACAGTAGAACAAATATTAACGATATTTGATTATCTTCATAAATTAGATAATGGTTCAGGAATAATAAGACAAAGTGAATTCTTCCTATATACTGAAAAAGACAGAGAGGCTGTTGAAAAGTGTATTGAAAGAGGATATGAATTTCCTCAGATAACTGCTTGGATTAGAGCAAATAAGGAAGACTTTAAATTAGTAAAAAACATGAACATTAAAGAAACTGGTATCCTAATGTCATGTTCTGATTATCATATATTTAAAAAACTAAATCTAACTAGACAACAAGCTATGGAAAAATACCTAGAGATAGCAGAAGAAGCACTTGCTAACGGAATAATTCCAAGATGTCACTTAGAAGACATTACAAGAGCAGATTATTTTGGTTTTGTAGTGCCACTTGTAAGACGTCTTATGGAACTTTCAGCAAAGGCTAATATGCCGGTAAAGATTAGGGCATGTGATACCCTAGGACTTGGAGTATGTCATGATGGGGCAGCTCTTCCTAGAAGTGTAAAGCAAATAATGCACGGATTTACACATTACTGCAATGTTCCATCAGAGTGGATTGAATGGCATGGACACAATGATTTTTATAGTGTTGTTCCAAATTCTACTACAGCATGGTTATATGGCTGCGCGGGAATAAGTTCAACTCTCTTAGGAATAGGAGAAAGAACAGGGAATTGTCCACTTGAGGCTATGATAGTTGAGTATGGACAGTTAAAGGGAAGTATTAAAAATATGGACCTTACTGTTTTAACTGATATAGCAACGCTTTTTGAAAAGGATTTAGGATATCAAATTCCTCATAAAACTCCGTTTGTAGGAAGTGACTTTAATGTTACTAAAGCGGGAATACATGCTGATGGAATATTAAAGGATGAAGAAATATACAATATCTTTGATACTGGAAAGATTTTAAATAGACCAGTAGTTGTTGCTGTAAATGAGTACTCTGGACTTGCTGGAATAGCAGCTTGGATAAATACATTCTTTAGACTAACTGATGACAAAAAAATAAATAAAAGAGATCCAAGAGTTATAACTGTTAAGGAATGGGTAGATGAACAATATGCAGATGGTAGAACATCAGTTATTGGAAATGATGAACTTGAAAAAATAGTAAAGCTTACATTTGAAGAGCTTTCTGATGATAAAAAAGTTGAAGTTATAGACTATAAAGTTTGTAAAAGCAAAAGAGGTACTTTTAGAAGTGTTCAAGACAAAAATTTAGAAACATCTAAAAGGTAA
- a CDS encoding zinc ribbon domain-containing protein codes for MNCEKCGIENLEGSKFCGNCGESLLEGSFNPIVRDENLTLKKKKLNKKMIMVSVACFVLMVIGITSYTSYTRVHAEKQYEDKFHTATIEIASELQIVEVICNTISSSWSSAISSTAYNADFNRSIKNLQEKFTERGMYDKIKTSKKNIDNLMTDLNKPSSANQEAYKLLTELYSSYGRIYEQSISPTGSLLTYNQDISNKKMEFTSTLDKLKVIKPDILKGLEETVETKAQGLSNDL; via the coding sequence ATGAATTGTGAAAAGTGTGGTATAGAAAATCTTGAAGGTAGTAAGTTCTGTGGTAATTGTGGTGAAAGTTTACTAGAAGGAAGTTTTAATCCAATAGTCAGAGATGAAAATTTAACATTAAAAAAGAAGAAGTTAAATAAGAAAATGATAATGGTATCAGTTGCATGTTTTGTATTAATGGTTATAGGTATAACATCTTATACTAGTTATACTAGGGTTCATGCAGAAAAACAATATGAAGATAAATTTCATACTGCAACAATAGAAATTGCATCGGAACTCCAAATTGTAGAAGTCATTTGTAATACAATATCATCTTCATGGAGTTCTGCAATAAGTAGTACAGCATATAACGCTGATTTTAATAGATCAATAAAGAATTTACAAGAGAAATTTACTGAAAGAGGTATGTATGATAAGATTAAAACATCTAAGAAAAATATAGATAACCTAATGACAGATTTAAATAAACCATCATCTGCTAATCAAGAAGCATATAAATTATTAACAGAGTTATATTCTTCTTATGGTAGAATATATGAACAGTCTATAAGCCCAACAGGTTCATTACTGACTTATAACCAAGATATATCAAATAAAAAGATGGAATTTACATCTACTCTTGATAAGTTAAAAGTAATCAAACCAGATATCTTAAAAGGTCTTGAGGAAACAGTAGAAACAAAAGCACAAGGATTAAGTAATGATTTATAA
- a CDS encoding SHOCT domain-containing protein, whose product MKEMKEIDEIRKGEITSQMKILRPPKNRGILLGFLIPIFIIIFQDLLFKSSFVFSIDYYIGWKKFVIGMLILPPIIGYLWDRKYLHPKHNEYLRKERDVFEKEKATKIKKIQDEIEKYYSFHKIPKNKKINTVIVKQSDVNELKEKCRYIMWKECDKLHFVFEKYINYDVPKVEIPIDQITTFQIQGDMYTETNISGGEIKGGGSSIGGAVAGAVLAGGVGAVVGSRKKIEGTPITSETNIVDNRETILEFYNNEDKLSYIFLDNNAYKILLKLIPEKEINFNKHRIESNNTNSSNNVYDEIKKLAELKDQGIITEEEFNEKKQELLKRI is encoded by the coding sequence ATGAAAGAAATGAAAGAAATTGATGAAATCAGAAAAGGTGAAATAACCAGTCAAATGAAGATACTTAGACCACCAAAAAATAGAGGGATATTATTAGGATTTTTAATTCCTATATTTATAATAATTTTTCAGGATTTATTATTTAAATCCAGTTTTGTTTTTTCTATAGACTATTATATAGGGTGGAAGAAGTTTGTAATTGGAATGCTTATTTTACCACCAATAATAGGATACTTATGGGATAGAAAATATTTGCATCCAAAACATAATGAATATTTAAGAAAAGAAAGAGATGTTTTCGAAAAAGAAAAAGCAACTAAAATTAAAAAAATACAAGATGAAATAGAAAAATATTATAGTTTTCATAAAATTCCTAAAAACAAGAAGATAAATACTGTAATAGTTAAGCAATCTGATGTTAACGAATTGAAAGAAAAATGTAGGTATATCATGTGGAAAGAATGTGATAAGTTACATTTTGTTTTTGAAAAATATATTAACTATGATGTACCTAAAGTAGAAATTCCTATTGATCAAATAACTACATTCCAAATACAAGGTGACATGTATACTGAAACCAATATATCGGGTGGAGAAATCAAAGGTGGAGGTTCTTCAATAGGTGGTGCTGTAGCAGGAGCAGTTCTTGCAGGTGGAGTTGGTGCAGTAGTTGGAAGTAGAAAGAAAATAGAAGGTACGCCAATAACATCTGAAACAAATATAGTTGATAATAGAGAAACTATATTAGAATTTTATAATAATGAAGATAAACTAAGTTACATATTTTTAGATAATAATGCTTATAAAATTCTACTGAAACTGATACCAGAGAAAGAAATCAATTTTAATAAACATAGAATTGAAAGTAATAATACTAATTCAAGTAATAATGTTTATGATGAAATAAAGAAATTAGCAGAACTTAAAGACCAAGGCATAATTACTGAAGAAGAATTTAATGAAAAAAAACAAGAATTGTTAAAAAGGATATAG
- a CDS encoding phage portal protein, translating to MFFNRKKNDNNKQDNGYWFEEEVKKAIHTNRVAKVLSNKAYIEGKHKILSKPDEQWKGETFKSCKVVLQEAKTILNFHTTYLLGNKPSIIGSENMVRELNKVYRDSNYHRVDFNILSDVLKYGDAFEYVYFKDGKIVSKIIPSQDSYPVIDRQGIYTEFVEHWKDEDISHYNVYTMNKVESYNDEDGQLRLVNSAKNITGLPIHYSNAQLNETYGRSELDDIVPILDLVEEIISKLTDAIYKLSINSIPVLTGQELNSTLDAGMVGSCINLEMGSTFSFANSEMDYNSIKLLLDTLHKKLNTIAGIPSIVGSSNISNVSETSLGILYSLSSVKAMLNEQFVREGMLQRYEVIRKLLEMQGVKFNSDDYCDIEFVYSKPINNSELLDNLKKQWEMGAISLTSIIEKSTIISDTSQELERLELENKKKDAKVEVKEENDGVEEVV from the coding sequence ATGTTTTTTAATAGAAAGAAGAATGATAATAATAAACAAGATAATGGTTATTGGTTTGAGGAAGAAGTAAAGAAAGCAATACATACTAATAGAGTTGCTAAAGTTTTAAGTAATAAGGCATACATCGAAGGTAAGCATAAGATATTATCAAAACCTGATGAGCAATGGAAGGGTGAAACATTTAAGAGTTGTAAGGTAGTGTTACAGGAAGCAAAGACAATACTAAACTTTCACACTACATACCTATTAGGTAATAAGCCATCAATTATCGGAAGTGAGAATATGGTTAGGGAATTAAATAAGGTGTATAGGGATTCCAATTATCATAGAGTGGACTTTAATATACTATCAGATGTTCTTAAATATGGGGATGCCTTTGAATATGTTTACTTTAAAGACGGTAAGATTGTAAGTAAGATAATACCTAGTCAGGACAGTTACCCAGTAATAGATAGACAAGGCATCTACACAGAATTTGTGGAGCATTGGAAGGATGAGGACATAAGTCACTATAATGTATATACTATGAACAAGGTAGAAAGTTATAATGATGAAGATGGTCAATTAAGATTAGTTAATAGTGCAAAGAATATTACAGGTCTACCGATTCATTATAGTAATGCACAACTCAATGAAACTTATGGAAGAAGTGAATTAGATGATATAGTACCTATACTTGATCTTGTTGAAGAAATAATCTCCAAACTTACAGATGCGATTTACAAACTAAGTATAAATTCAATCCCAGTTTTGACAGGGCAAGAACTTAATTCAACACTAGATGCAGGAATGGTAGGAAGTTGTATTAATCTTGAAATGGGAAGTACATTCTCATTCGCAAATTCAGAGATGGACTATAACAGTATTAAACTATTACTTGATACATTACATAAAAAACTAAATACTATTGCAGGTATTCCAAGTATTGTTGGTTCTAGTAATATATCAAATGTGAGCGAAACGTCACTTGGAATATTGTATAGTTTAAGTAGTGTTAAAGCGATGCTTAATGAACAGTTTGTGCGTGAGGGTATGCTGCAAAGATATGAAGTAATAAGGAAACTATTAGAGATGCAAGGTGTAAAGTTTAATAGTGATGATTATTGTGATATTGAATTTGTTTATAGTAAGCCAATCAATAATAGTGAATTACTTGATAACTTAAAGAAGCAATGGGAAATGGGAGCAATATCTCTGACTAGTATTATTGAAAAATCAACAATTATTTCCGATACAAGTCAAGAACTAGAGAGATTAGAGTTAGAGAACAAAAAGAAGGATGCTAAAGTTGAAGTTAAAGAGGAAAATGATGGTGTAGAGGAAGTAGTTTAA
- a CDS encoding tyrosine-type recombinase/integrase, translated as MKKKIKITPPKDITLDRGADEFITYCEFKNLRPATIKFYNATLEGYIYKVLDPKFPISEITPSIIEDLILYCKERNLKDVSINSMLRGVRAIFNYFMKLDYMDKFEITLPKQDTPIIETYTDAEIEILLKEPDKRKCTFSDYRDWAMCNFLLATGCRFKTIINVKIRDVDFDNNLITYRYTKNRKRQIVPLSSTLKHVLYKYLKVRDGKDDDYLFCGIYGDMLDEGSVSQHLRFYNRKRGVMKTGIHRWRHTFAKKWILEGGDVFSLQTMLGHSSMEMVRRYVNMFSTDLSKTFSIYNPLDNMDVYKEKITMRGRK; from the coding sequence ATGAAGAAGAAAATAAAAATAACTCCACCTAAAGATATTACACTTGATAGAGGTGCAGATGAGTTTATAACTTATTGTGAATTTAAAAACCTTCGTCCTGCTACAATTAAATTTTATAATGCAACTTTAGAAGGTTACATCTATAAGGTTTTAGACCCAAAATTTCCAATAAGTGAGATAACTCCTTCTATAATAGAGGATTTAATACTTTATTGTAAAGAAAGAAACTTAAAAGATGTAAGTATAAACTCTATGCTCCGAGGGGTTCGTGCTATATTCAACTACTTTATGAAATTAGATTATATGGATAAGTTTGAAATAACACTTCCAAAACAAGATACCCCAATTATTGAAACTTACACAGATGCAGAAATTGAAATCCTACTAAAAGAACCTGATAAGAGAAAATGTACTTTTAGTGATTATAGAGATTGGGCTATGTGCAATTTTCTACTTGCAACTGGATGTAGATTCAAAACAATAATAAATGTAAAAATCAGAGATGTTGATTTTGATAATAACCTTATAACTTATCGCTATACCAAAAATAGGAAAAGGCAAATTGTTCCACTATCCTCTACCCTAAAACACGTTTTATATAAGTATTTAAAAGTAAGGGATGGTAAAGATGATGATTACCTATTTTGTGGTATTTATGGTGATATGCTTGACGAAGGTTCAGTATCACAACACCTAAGATTTTATAACAGAAAAAGAGGGGTTATGAAAACTGGAATACATAGATGGCGACATACATTCGCTAAAAAGTGGATTTTAGAAGGGGGCGATGTATTCTCATTACAAACCATGCTTGGTCATTCATCTATGGAAATGGTAAGAAGATATGTAAATATGTTTTCAACCGATTTAAGTAAAACTTTTAGTATATATAATCCATTGGATAACATGGATGTATATAAAGAAAAAATAACAATGAGGGGGCGTAAATAA
- a CDS encoding Ig-like domain-containing protein, translated as MTIKNLYDTMIKRSGRLCTINTTQFRGVFKEIKDNTNNKDDKHFITDYPLKQGDIFTYNNINYFILNKEDLSHGIYNLYTIRRCIDHIKFNFSTTDAITKVSTLDVRQESCLFEAKTIGLDTTSYFNTVANEMLIILKSNETTKKVKIDQKILKFRRAWKVEGIDETKEGLIILHCKASTSNTNDDWQTEVADRWLYESISVVYTYSLNVAPTSISIDNGVTQQITAGVTENGTVLTSPTITYASNNTAVATVDANGLVSGVGVGTANITVSFVGKDFKTYTQTIATTINEVVVTPPTEPPVEPEPPSTSMVLNFTSNSTAGVANLKKGSIVTYTPHKIVGGIEQTGVKWIFGIDFGNVAQSNIEFKEITYDYIKLRSLTDVGTFTLTATELDTTNVASIVITLKPIY; from the coding sequence ATGACTATTAAAAATTTATATGATACCATGATAAAACGCAGCGGTCGACTATGTACTATTAATACAACCCAATTTAGGGGCGTATTCAAGGAGATAAAAGATAATACAAATAATAAGGATGATAAGCATTTTATTACTGATTACCCATTAAAGCAAGGTGATATATTTACCTATAATAATATAAATTACTTCATATTGAACAAGGAAGATTTATCTCATGGTATTTACAACCTATATACTATTAGAAGGTGTATAGACCATATTAAATTTAATTTTAGTACAACAGATGCAATAACTAAAGTATCTACCTTAGATGTAAGGCAAGAGTCATGTTTGTTTGAAGCCAAAACTATTGGATTAGATACTACTAGTTATTTTAATACAGTTGCTAATGAGATGCTTATAATACTTAAAAGTAATGAAACTACTAAGAAAGTTAAAATAGACCAAAAGATTTTAAAGTTTAGGAGAGCATGGAAGGTTGAAGGAATTGACGAAACCAAGGAAGGATTAATCATTCTTCATTGCAAGGCAAGTACATCGAATACTAATGACGATTGGCAAACAGAGGTAGCAGATAGATGGCTTTATGAATCTATATCAGTTGTATATACATATTCCTTAAATGTAGCACCAACATCAATAAGCATAGATAATGGAGTAACTCAACAAATTACAGCAGGTGTTACTGAAAATGGAACAGTATTAACAAGTCCTACTATAACATATGCTTCAAATAATACAGCAGTTGCTACAGTTGATGCAAATGGACTAGTTTCAGGTGTAGGAGTTGGAACGGCAAATATTACAGTTTCATTTGTCGGTAAGGATTTTAAGACATACACTCAAACTATTGCAACTACTATAAATGAAGTTGTAGTTACACCACCTACAGAACCACCAGTTGAACCTGAACCACCATCAACATCAATGGTACTTAATTTTACAAGTAATTCTACAGCAGGAGTTGCTAATTTGAAAAAGGGTAGCATCGTAACATATACACCTCATAAAATCGTCGGTGGAATTGAACAAACAGGAGTGAAATGGATATTCGGTATTGATTTTGGAAATGTAGCACAAAGTAATATTGAATTTAAAGAAATAACATATGATTATATTAAGTTAAGAAGTTTAACTGACGTTGGTACTTTTACACTAACAGCAACAGAATTAGATACTACAAACGTTGCATCTATCGTAATTACCTTAAAACCAATTTATTAG
- the proB gene encoding glutamate 5-kinase yields MLGNREEHIKNVKRIVVKVGSSTLTYENGRINISQIELITRQLADLHNKGYEVILVSSGAIGAGIGKLGMKKRPSTIPEKQAAAAVGQGLLLHMYEKLFSEYGQTIAQILLTREDMTDRVRFLNSRNALFSLLEMGVIPIINENDAVIVDEIKFGDNDTLSALVASLVEADLLILLSDIDGLYNDNPRKNPDAKLFSWIDEITDEIEKCAGGAGSSLGTGGMVTKIRAAKIAVSSGSVMVIGNGSNPSIIRDIVEGKEVGTWFKPTDVPLQARKRWIAFSKKPMGTIKVDEGASPAICKENKSLLPSGVLGVSGSFDEGDLVTILDNNDVEIARGLVNYPSHEIEIIKGLNSCEIELKLGHKNYDVVVHRDNLVCLK; encoded by the coding sequence ATGTTAGGCAACAGAGAAGAACATATAAAAAATGTAAAAAGAATAGTAGTCAAGGTTGGGTCCTCTACTTTAACATACGAAAACGGTAGAATCAATATATCACAAATAGAACTTATAACAAGGCAATTAGCAGATTTACATAATAAGGGGTACGAAGTTATTCTTGTAAGCTCTGGAGCTATTGGTGCAGGAATCGGAAAACTTGGAATGAAAAAAAGACCTTCCACAATTCCTGAAAAACAAGCTGCCGCTGCTGTAGGCCAGGGATTACTTCTTCATATGTATGAAAAGCTATTTTCTGAGTATGGACAAACAATAGCACAAATTCTTCTAACTAGAGAGGATATGACAGATAGAGTAAGATTCTTAAATTCTAGAAATGCCCTATTTTCTCTTTTAGAAATGGGTGTTATTCCTATTATAAATGAAAACGATGCTGTTATTGTTGATGAAATTAAATTTGGTGATAATGATACCTTATCAGCACTAGTTGCTAGCCTTGTTGAAGCAGACCTTCTTATACTATTATCTGATATAGACGGTCTATATAACGATAATCCTCGTAAAAATCCAGATGCAAAGCTTTTTAGCTGGATAGATGAAATAACAGATGAAATCGAAAAATGTGCAGGTGGTGCTGGAAGTAGTCTTGGTACAGGTGGAATGGTAACCAAGATTCGTGCAGCCAAAATTGCGGTTTCATCAGGAAGTGTTATGGTTATAGGAAATGGTTCAAATCCTTCAATTATAAGAGATATTGTAGAAGGTAAAGAAGTTGGAACTTGGTTCAAACCCACTGATGTCCCTCTACAAGCTAGAAAAAGATGGATCGCTTTTAGTAAAAAACCTATGGGTACAATTAAGGTTGATGAAGGTGCTTCCCCTGCTATTTGCAAAGAAAATAAAAGTCTTTTACCTAGCGGGGTTCTTGGTGTAAGCGGTTCTTTTGATGAAGGAGATCTTGTCACGATACTTGATAATAATGATGTAGAGATTGCAAGGGGACTTGTAAACTATCCATCACATGAAATAGAAATAATAAAGGGTCTTAATTCTTGTGAAATTGAATTAAAGCTAGGTCATAAAAACTATGATGTTGTAGTTCACAGAGATAACCTAGTTTGTTTAAAATAA
- a CDS encoding glutamate-5-semialdehyde dehydrogenase yields the protein MNIRESIISKTSVSKEAARKLSSISTDIKNNALLNMAKGLRENAEKIVSANSKDLKNGEAKGLSPALLDRLMLDENRINDMAIGLEQLVALKDPIGEVLGMQLNADGLQIGRVRVPLGVIGIIYEARPNVTVDAAGLCLKSGNAVVLRGGSEAINSNIAIIEVISKYAYEAGIPNGAIQFIDVTDREAVNVMLKLNDYLDVIIPRGGAGLIKTVVENSTVPVIETGTGNCHVYVDSSADLEMAKKIVINGKTHRPGVCNATESLLVHKDVANELLPAVCKDLQDLGVEIRGCDVTLNLVNGAIPATDEDYGTEFLDFIISVKVVDSIDEAIEHIYKYGTKHSEVIVTENYNNSRKFQSEVDAAAVYVNASSRFTDGFQFGFGAEIGISTQKLHARGPMGLTELTTTKYIINGSGQIRK from the coding sequence ATGAACATTAGAGAATCTATAATTTCTAAAACTAGTGTTTCTAAGGAAGCTGCCAGAAAGCTTTCTTCTATTTCTACTGACATTAAAAACAACGCTCTTTTAAATATGGCTAAAGGACTTCGTGAAAATGCAGAAAAGATAGTTTCAGCTAACTCAAAGGACTTAAAAAATGGTGAGGCTAAGGGACTTTCTCCAGCTCTACTTGATAGACTAATGCTAGATGAAAATCGTATAAATGATATGGCAATTGGTCTAGAACAGCTAGTAGCCTTAAAGGATCCAATTGGAGAAGTTTTAGGAATGCAATTAAATGCAGATGGACTTCAAATAGGAAGAGTAAGAGTTCCACTTGGAGTTATAGGAATAATATATGAAGCAAGACCAAACGTTACAGTTGATGCAGCTGGGCTTTGCTTAAAGTCAGGCAATGCTGTTGTTTTAAGAGGTGGCTCTGAGGCTATAAACTCTAACATAGCTATAATTGAAGTTATATCAAAATATGCATATGAAGCTGGAATTCCAAATGGTGCAATTCAATTTATTGATGTAACTGATAGAGAAGCAGTAAATGTAATGCTTAAACTTAATGACTATCTAGATGTGATTATACCTCGTGGTGGAGCTGGTCTTATAAAGACAGTTGTTGAAAATTCAACCGTTCCAGTAATAGAAACAGGTACTGGTAACTGCCACGTTTATGTGGATTCTTCTGCTGATTTAGAAATGGCAAAGAAAATCGTTATAAATGGTAAGACACATAGACCTGGAGTATGTAATGCAACTGAATCACTACTTGTTCATAAGGATGTTGCAAATGAACTTTTACCAGCTGTATGCAAGGATCTTCAAGACCTTGGAGTTGAAATCAGAGGATGCGATGTCACTCTAAATCTTGTTAATGGTGCAATTCCTGCAACTGATGAAGATTATGGAACCGAATTCCTAGACTTTATTATTTCTGTAAAGGTAGTTGACTCTATTGATGAAGCAATTGAACATATATATAAATATGGAACAAAACACTCTGAGGTAATAGTAACTGAAAACTATAATAATAGTAGAAAGTTCCAATCCGAGGTTGATGCTGCTGCTGTTTATGTAAACGCTTCAAGCAGATTTACCGATGGATTCCAATTTGGATTTGGTGCTGAAATAGGAATAAGTACACAAAAGCTTCATGCAAGAGGCCCTATGGGACTTACCGAACTTACTACTACTAAATATATTATTAATGGTAGCGGTCAAATAAGAAAATAA